In the Podospora bellae-mahoneyi strain CBS 112042 chromosome 4, whole genome shotgun sequence genome, one interval contains:
- a CDS encoding hypothetical protein (EggNog:ENOG503NVJ4; COG:K) — MEHLETQVSDLRSFLVPQSAAAPGLSLSTPAAYSPSGPLSSLSALGDNSAPQPASPLPLESSHRGGTTSANTTTSHAKRRAQPDDDGEVSAKQQRSKRNRYTSIACNECKRRKIKCNGQTPCHRCGNLNLQCLYAPNCCPNFKDSDEFRDMSAQVTRLQEQVDNLFSAMNALRQETSSLRLAPIHDHILPPPVTTGSPSPIPTLPPLTRPRLGYRVPSSFHGPTSIAFTVDVAKSTLHRMGYTDVAEDSVSQPTEPTPHPSPALAPLAAPPPSASSSPPSAVPRDPILEFDEAEMLRLCELHEEEVGAMYPVIPIETVKQHAQSLGPWFATVKLHSSAAQQSLPDLNDQKTLVLKIVLCCALVVEEHGNSARAARLYESIQPIIDRILMSEPADIVKLPFLALVAGYRYLSNDEVLAWRVVGHVGRLCLELGLHRREGLQNITDPTVRRNALLTFWSVYVLDRRWSFSTGLPFVYHDDKIDPGLPKPDDYPFLVAMVGYSKLAAKIWGLVDCFEPAVIRGLKAHNFEPLEQEIWEWYESVPAEIQTDPSDGDRIAMPSGPTDKVQRVRIWTRLRLNQVRIWLYTPVLHSATSIAENMQRAEKAVDLAKQTIRLLAHINQTTSLYRRCQVFYHQFLTSSIAVLFLASTHAPVEFSSHCRVEFYMALDLVREMSSKSWVSHRLWRTIRSLKAVAPRLGLEEDFAASPSATKPSNTGSAAQLHRHQSTSDYNQSRSHSISQSSPRTAGTVPSVRGVAQSHSSMSPFSPQIRVSEMSHHPNSAVSTPHQQQMHVDERTNGLRLQSEMSRIYEGYAGLGVNGSVPTTAGVRSMSLETGAMSAGDLGYGNNMHMGQGLGLVQGVVGLGDESVYQHIKDMF; from the exons ATGGAACATCTTGAGACCCAAGTGAGCGACCTGCGCTCGTTCCTGGTTCCGCAGTCAGCTGCCGCTCCAGGATTGAGCCTGTCGACGCCAGCAGCCTATTCTCCCAGTGGGCCTCTGTCGTCACTTTCCGCCCTCGGAGACAATTCCGCACCGCAACCTGCctcaccactcccactcGAGTCGTCGCACAGAGGCGGCACCACGTCCGCCAACACGACCACCTCCCATGCCAAAAGAAGGGCACAGccagatgatgatggtgaagtgTCTGCCAAGCAGCAAAGGAGCAAGCGGAATAGA TACACCTCGATCGCCTG CAATGAGTGCAAACGCCGCAAGATCAAATGCAACGGCCAGACGCCCTGTCACCGATgtggcaacctcaacctaCAATGTCTGTACGCGCCCAACTGCTGTCCCAACTTCAAGGACTCGGATGAGTTCAGGGACATGTCGGCCCAGGTGACTCGGCTGCAAGAACAGGTCGACAATCTCTTCAGCGCCATGAATGCTCTTCGCCAGGAAACTTCAAGTCTGCGACTAGCCCCGATTCACGATCATATCCTGCCTCCGCCAGTAACTACAGGCAGTCCCTCACCCATTCCCACCCTTCCTCCGCTGACCAGGCCTCGTCTTGGGTACCGTGTGCCATCCTCATTCCATGGACCGACGAGCATCGCCTTCACTGTCGATGTAGCCAAGAGTACGCTCCACAGAATGGGGTATACCGACGTGGCTGAGGACAGTGTTTCTCAGCCTACAGAGCCAACACCGCATCCATCGCCGGCCCTAGCTCCCCTAGCAGCCCCTCCGCcatcggcatcctcctctccaccctcagCTGTCCCTCGTGATCCTATCCTGGAATTCGACGAAGCAGAAATGCTGCGGTTATGCGAGCTACatgaggaagaagttggGGCCATGTACCCTGTGATACCCATCGAGACAGTCAAACAACATGCCCAATCGCTTGGCCCATGGTTTGCAACTGTCAAACTACACTCCTCTGCCGCTCAGCAAAGTTTGCCGGACCTTAACGATCAGAAAACATTAGTCCTCAAGATTGTCCTCTGCTGCGCCCTCGTGGTGGAGGAACACGGCAATAGTGCGCGCGCCGCCCGCTTATACGAGAGTATACAGCCGATCATTGACCGAATTCTCATGAGTGAGCCGGCCGATATCGTCAAGTTACCGTTCTTAGCGCTGGTAGCCGGGTATCGATACTTGTCTAACGACGAGGTATTGGCCTGGCGAGTGGTTGGGCATGTAGGAAGGCTGTGTCTCGAGTTGGGTCTCCACCGAAGGGAAGGACTGCAAAATATCACCGATCCAACGGTGAGAAGGAATGCACTCCTGACCTTCTGGAGCGTCTATGTTCTGGACCGGAGATGGAGCTTCAGCACCGGGCTGCCGTTTGTGTATCATGATGACAAGATTGATCCCGGGTTACCTAAGCCG GATGACTACCCCTTTTTAGTAGCAATGGTTGGGTACTCCAAGCTAGCGGCCAAGAtctgggggttggtggattgCTTTGAGCCAGCTGTTATCCGAGGTTTGAAGGCTCATAATTTTGAGCCGCTGGAACAGGAAATTTGGGAGTGGTATGAGAGTGTGCCAGCTGAGATCCAGACAGACCCATCCGATGGTGACAGGATTGCTATGCCTAGTGGTCCCACTGATAAAGTTCAGCGGGTGAGAATATGGACGAGATTGAGGCTGAATCAG GTCCGCATCTGGCTGTACACACCTGTGTTGCACAGCGCCACAAGCATCGCCGAGAATATGCAACGGGCTGAGAAAGCAGTTGACCTTGCCAAACAAACAATCCGGCTATTGGCACACATCAACCAAACCACGAGTCTCTATCGTCGCTGCCAGGTCTTCTACCACCAGTTCTTGACCTCATCTATTGCCGTTTTATTTCTCGCTTCCACCCATGCCCCTGTCGAGTTCAGCTCGCATTGCCGGGTAGAGTTCTACATGGCTCTCGACCTCGTACGGGAAATGTCCTCTAAATCATGGGTTTCCCACCGACTCTGGCGCACGATACGGTCTCTCAAAGCCGTTGCACCTCGGCTCGGTCTCGAGGAAGACTTTGctgcctcgccctcggccaCCAAGCCCTCCAACACTGGCTCTGCTGCTCAGTTACATCGTCATCAAAGCACGAGTGACTACAACCAAAGCAGGAGCCATAGCATCAGCCAAAGCAGCCCGCGGACTGCTGGCACAGTGCCCTCAGTCCGAGGGGTCGCTCAAAGCCATAGTAGCATGAGTCCGTTCAGTCCGCAGATTAGGGTCAGCGAGATGAGCCATCACCCAAACTCAGCTGTTTCTACgcctcatcaacagcagaTGCACGTGGACGAACGGACTAATGGTCTGAGATTGCAATCCGAAATGTCGAGGATCTACGAGGGCTATGCAGGACTGGGTGTAAACGGGAGTGTGCCGACGACGGCAGGGGTGAGGAGTATGAGCTTGGAAACCGGCGCAATGTCTGCTGGTGATTTGGGATATGGGAACAATATGCATATGGGTCAGGGACTCGGGCTTGTCCAGGGGGTCGTTGGACTGGGCGATGAGAGCGTGTATCAGCATATCAAGGACATGTTTTAG
- a CDS encoding hypothetical protein (COG:G; EggNog:ENOG503NTZ2): protein MANESWIPNYSPSNDFSLANIPFGIISTPEDQTLRPAIAIGGFALDLKTWLAIVNKEKLADVFSGVDIDQLDHALSQPTLNSFAALGRPVHRIVRKGLQDLLHKDTPYAELLRDDENARTKTLSRLSDVTMHLPMEIGDYTDFYAGYHHAYAVGVMFRGPENALQPNYTHLPVGYHGRASSIVVDGTPIRRPVGQILLDPKAEPKKPVTGPTRKLDIELELGCFISKPNKMGESVDVKQAEEHIFGYVLLNDWSARDIQAWEYVPLGPFNGKNFGTTISAWVVLADALEPFKVKTEIDNKTELQEYLKGEEDKTVFDIKLEVDLTTADGSTNTIGRTSSKYLMWSFPQMIAHHTLGGCSMRPGDLLGSGTISGPGGVEERGSLLEMTENGKKEVLLAGMNARTFLKDGDSITLRGFCADDGKGVRVGFGRCSGTVHGGPQR, encoded by the exons ATGGCTAACGAATCCTGGATCCCCAACTACAGCCCCTCAAATGACTTTTCTCTCGCCAATATCCCCTTCGGCATCATCAGCACTCCGGAGGACCAAACACTCCGCCCAGCCATCGCCATTGGAGGCTTTGCACTGGACTTGAAAACATGGCTGGCCATAGTGAACAAGGAGAAACTTGCCGACGTCTTCTCAGGTGTTGATATTGATCAGCTTGACCATGCTCTAAGCCAACCCACCCTCAACAGTTTCGCTGCTCTTGGACGGCCGGTGCACAGAATTGTACGAAAAGGACTCCAGGATCTATTACACAAAGACACGCCATATGCAGAGCTCCTCAGGGATGACGAGAATGCCAGGACCAAAACCTTGAGCAGGCTGAGCGATGTTACGATGCACCTTCCAATGGAGATTGGAGACTACACCGACTTCTACGCAGGCTATCACCATGCCTATGCGGTTGGTGTCATGTTCCGCGGGCCAGAAAACGCCCTCCAGCCAAATTATACGCACTTACCGGTAGGATACCACGGTAGGGCATCGAGTAtcgtggtggatgggacGCCAATTCGGAGGCCAGTAGGTCAGATACTGCTGGACCCGAAAGCTGAGCCAAAGAAACCTGTGACTGGGCCTACGAGGAAACTGGATAtcgagcttgagcttgggtGCTTCATCTCAAAGCCTAACAAAATGGGCGAGTCTGTAGATGTGAAACAGGCTGAGGAGCACATCTTTGGCTATGTGCTCCTGAACGACTGGAGCGCGAGGGATATTCAGGCCTGGGAGTATGTGCCGCTGGGGCCGTTCAATGGCAAGAACTTCGGGACAACAATTAGTGCctgggtggtgctggcagATGCGCTAGAGCCGTTCAAGGTGAAGACCGAGATTGATAACAAGACCGAACTGCAAGAGTATTTgaagggcgaggaggataaAACAGTGTTTGACATTAAGTTGGAAGTCGATTTGACAA CTGCTGATGGGAGCACAAATACCATTGGAAGGACAAGCTCGAAGTATTTGATGTGGTCATTTCCTCAGATGATTGCGCATCATACTCTGGGTGGCTGTTCGATGCGTCCTGGTGACTTGCTTGGATCTGGGACAATTAGTGGCCCAGGTGGTgtcgaggagagggggagctTGCTGGAGATGACTGAGAACGGGAAGAAAGAAGTATTGCTGGCCGGGATGAATGCCAGAACGTTTTTGAAGGATGGTGACAGCATTACACTGAGAGGATTTTGTGCTGATGACGGCAAGGGAGTACgtgttgggtttgggcgCTGTTCAGGAACAGTCCATGGTGGCCCACAGAGATGA
- a CDS encoding hypothetical protein (EggNog:ENOG503P792; COG:Q) — protein sequence MTASIAEATKTIVATGTSSGLGFELIKQLLSSPTSLSPSTTHLNLVLGARDINRTGQAYNALTYPKTDHILSILPLELSNLKSTASFANATLERLGPDGKIDYLLLNAAVSDGTDKPAKESKSEFCEAFVVNHLSQHYLVHLLEKKLIDSSTRIIFVSSGAIRRVIDPSTLEKDLKVGSGVEANDTYSQTKFLNLLSAQWWRRRLEEKCRVVAVSPGLIPNTGIGRGSGMQLSMDMPDAKSVEHGAKSILAAFTRNDFPKDREQMFLTSWGEWWEKGVYEKVLDKGLQDKWCWSKEEIEKREGLN from the exons ATGACTGCCTCCATTGCAGAAGCTACCAAAACCATCGTCGCTACAGGCACATCGTCGGGGTTG GGCTTTGAACTCATCAAACAACTCCTCAGCTCTCCCACTTCCCtcagcccctccaccactcaCCTCAACCTTGTCCTCGGAGCCCGCGACATCAACCGTACCGGTCAAGCCTACAATGCGCTCACGTACCCCAAGACTGATCACATCCTATCTATCCTTCCCCTCGAGCTCTCCAATCTAAAGTCAACCGCCTCCTTCGCCAATGCAACACTTGAGCGTCTCGGCCCAGACGGAAAGATCGATTACCTGCTCCTCAACGCTGCGGTCTCTGACGGGACAGACAAGCCTGCGAAGGAGTCCAAGTCTGAGTTTTGTGAGGCGTTTGTGGTTAATCATCTTT CCCAGCATTACCTCGTTCACTTGCTCGAGAAGAAACTGATTGATTCCTCTACGAGAATCATTTTTGTTTCCTCGGGCGCCATCCGTCGGGTTATTGACCCCTCGACGTTGGAGAAGGACTTGAAAGTTGGGTCTGGGGTGGAAGCCAACGACACGTACTCTCAGACAAAGTTCTTGAACTTGTTGAGTGCGcagtggtggcggaggaggctggaggagaagtgTAGGGTTGTTGCAGTTTCTCCGGGGCTGATTCCTAACACTGGAATTGGGAGGGGCTCGGGAATGCAGTTGAGTATGGATATGCCTGATGCGAAGAGCGTGGAGCATGGGGCAAAGAGCATTCTGGCTGCGTTCACGAGGAATGATTTTCCGAAGGATAGGGAGCAGATGTTTTTGACGAGCtggggggagtggtgggagaagggggtgtaTGAAAAGGTGTTGGATAAGGGGTTGCAGGATAAGTGGTGCTGGTcaaaggaggagattgagaagagggaggggttaAACTAG